In Deltaproteobacteria bacterium, a genomic segment contains:
- a CDS encoding rhodanese-like domain-containing protein, whose product MAKTAAQLVQEARSGIENLTPDQVQAELAAGNATLVDVRDAPELANGTIPGAIHVSRGMLEFQADPSSPLHKSGLDPNRRVILHCASGGRSALAARTLRELGYTDVAHLDGGFKAWQAAGKPVSRS is encoded by the coding sequence ATGGCCAAGACCGCAGCGCAGCTCGTCCAGGAGGCCCGGAGCGGGATCGAGAATCTCACGCCGGATCAGGTGCAGGCCGAGCTGGCGGCGGGCAACGCCACCCTCGTGGACGTGCGGGACGCCCCGGAGCTCGCAAACGGCACGATCCCGGGCGCGATCCACGTCTCGCGGGGCATGCTCGAGTTCCAGGCCGACCCGAGCAGCCCCCTCCACAAGTCCGGGCTCGACCCGAACCGCCGGGTGATCCTGCACTGCGCATCGGGCGGCCGCTCGGCGCTCGCGGCCCGGACCCTGCGCGAGCTCGGGTACACGGACGTGGCCCACCTCGACGGCGGCTTCAAGGCCTGGCAGGCGGCGGGCAAGCCGGTCAGCCGTTCGTAG
- a CDS encoding DUF4136 domain-containing protein, translating to MSRTAASVGRCRVRGLAVLLGLLASGGCSTLHVESDWNHGTRFETLRTWDWLPAPSGSGDLPASAQPALDERVRSAVAEGLAARGYPHDPVAPTFWVHPLAVVEDVVAAEAAHFYSMTPEWMRPSLRGTHAVLGQRGVLVVDVIDPVSRTLLWRGTVSGAVDAEASLAARNRRLREAVAQVLAGFPPR from the coding sequence TTGAGCCGCACCGCCGCGTCCGTGGGACGCTGCCGGGTACGCGGGCTCGCCGTGCTCCTCGGGCTGCTCGCCAGCGGAGGCTGCTCGACGCTGCACGTCGAGTCGGACTGGAACCACGGCACCCGCTTCGAGACGCTGCGTACCTGGGACTGGCTGCCCGCGCCCTCCGGCAGCGGCGACCTGCCGGCGTCGGCACAGCCCGCCCTCGACGAGCGGGTGCGAAGCGCCGTCGCCGAAGGCCTCGCGGCGCGCGGCTATCCGCACGACCCCGTCGCGCCGACCTTCTGGGTCCATCCGCTCGCCGTCGTCGAGGACGTGGTCGCCGCCGAGGCCGCGCACTTCTACTCGATGACGCCCGAGTGGATGCGGCCGTCGCTGCGCGGCACCCATGCCGTGCTCGGGCAGCGCGGTGTGCTGGTGGTGGACGTGATCGACCCCGTCTCGCGGACGCTCCTCTGGCGCGGGACCGTGAGCGGCGCGGTCGACGCCGAGGCGAGCCTCGCCGCCCGCAACCGGCGCCTGCGCGAGGCCGTCGCACAGGTGCTCGCGGGCTTCCCGCCGCGCTGA
- a CDS encoding triacylglycerol lipase gives MTSRIRIQATSTPNPASRRAARATGWALAAALLLTTLPGDARAWCFWNCSYAKTKYPIVLAHGFLGADSYLGILDYWYGIESYIEDKGGTVYVTEVSPANSSAARGEHLIAQLDQIRAIRGAPTLKFNLIGHSQGGLDVRYVAGVRPDLVASLTTVGSPHTGIDLVDQFGGGLAGMQGLIAFLGDAVELLWGLLGNDNPTDMLAALETFSPAAMAAFNTHPVFGQGMPAIPCGEGAAVSSTPAGPRRNYSWTGDTPYTNALDILDPLFLISSLLYDEANDGLVPVCAAHFGDVLRDDYRMNHLDEVNQLLGLTALFETDPRDVFRTHANRLKNAGL, from the coding sequence ATGACGAGCAGGATCCGGATCCAGGCGACGAGCACCCCGAACCCCGCGAGCCGGCGAGCCGCTCGCGCCACGGGCTGGGCCCTGGCGGCGGCCCTCCTCCTCACGACGCTTCCGGGCGACGCCCGGGCCTGGTGCTTCTGGAACTGCAGCTACGCGAAGACGAAGTACCCGATCGTCCTCGCGCACGGCTTCCTCGGTGCCGACTCCTATCTCGGCATCCTCGACTACTGGTACGGGATCGAGAGCTACATCGAGGACAAGGGCGGCACGGTCTACGTGACCGAGGTGAGCCCGGCCAACTCGTCGGCGGCGCGCGGCGAGCACCTGATCGCCCAGCTCGACCAGATCCGCGCGATCCGCGGCGCCCCGACCCTCAAGTTCAACCTGATCGGCCACAGCCAGGGGGGCCTCGACGTGCGCTACGTCGCGGGCGTGCGGCCCGATCTCGTGGCCTCGCTCACGACGGTGGGCTCGCCGCACACCGGCATCGACCTCGTCGACCAGTTCGGCGGTGGGCTCGCGGGCATGCAGGGGCTGATCGCCTTCCTCGGCGACGCCGTCGAGCTGCTCTGGGGGCTGCTCGGCAACGACAACCCGACCGACATGCTCGCCGCGCTCGAGACCTTCTCGCCCGCCGCGATGGCGGCCTTCAACACGCACCCGGTCTTCGGCCAGGGCATGCCGGCGATCCCCTGCGGCGAGGGCGCGGCGGTGAGCAGCACCCCGGCCGGCCCGCGGCGCAACTACTCGTGGACGGGGGACACGCCCTACACCAATGCGCTCGACATCCTCGATCCGCTCTTCCTGATCTCCTCGCTGCTCTACGACGAGGCGAACGACGGCCTCGTGCCGGTCTGCGCCGCGCACTTCGGGGACGTGCTGCGCGACGACTACCGGATGAACCACCTCGACGAGGTGAACCAGCTCCTCGGCCTGACGGCGCTCTTCGAGACCGATCCGCGCGACGTCTTCCGCACCCATGCGAACCGGCTGAAGAACGCGGGGCTGTAG
- a CDS encoding serine hydrolase — protein sequence MPVGVERVLSRSPGVDARRLEAAVERFARRIASGRFPGAQLALRHRGVEVARAWGGVARGLRAAEEGAFDVGPETRFPCFSAGKPVVAFAVALLESRGRLAAGDLVTQHAPRLGGPAWDAVTILDVLTHRSGILLPELCATPAAWADRERVRAALAAARPAYRRGRLAYAPLEYGWILGEIVEQVDGRRFERFVGEEIAAPAGLGDFGFGADESVRPRIARSYWLGRRPVVVAGRDVARDFEAVNDSPLLHAASVPGAGLVASAPALARFYDLLLPSSLAARPGLLDDGTLARWTRCEHTGFDRSNRAPLAVGRGLLFGTLGPSVYGLLDARGVFGHAGAFCALGFADPARALSGAIVTNANRGRRELVVEFAGQVAALRRAVAREQRR from the coding sequence ATGCCGGTCGGGGTCGAGCGCGTGCTCTCGCGGTCGCCGGGCGTCGACGCGCGCCGCCTCGAGGCGGCCGTCGAGCGCTTCGCGCGCCGGATCGCGAGCGGCCGCTTCCCCGGCGCCCAGCTCGCGCTGCGCCATCGCGGGGTCGAGGTCGCGCGCGCCTGGGGCGGCGTCGCCCGCGGCCTGCGCGCGGCCGAGGAGGGCGCCTTCGACGTCGGCCCCGAGACACGCTTCCCCTGCTTCTCCGCGGGCAAGCCGGTCGTGGCCTTCGCGGTGGCGCTGCTCGAGTCGCGCGGCCGGCTCGCGGCGGGCGACCTCGTCACGCAGCATGCGCCCCGCCTGGGGGGCCCCGCCTGGGACGCGGTCACGATCCTCGACGTCCTGACCCACCGCTCGGGGATCCTGCTCCCGGAGCTGTGCGCGACGCCCGCCGCCTGGGCGGACCGAGAGCGGGTGCGCGCGGCGCTCGCCGCGGCGCGGCCCGCGTACCGGCGCGGGAGACTCGCCTACGCGCCGCTCGAGTACGGCTGGATCCTCGGCGAGATCGTCGAGCAGGTGGACGGGCGCCGCTTCGAGCGCTTCGTCGGCGAGGAGATCGCGGCGCCCGCCGGCCTCGGGGACTTCGGCTTCGGCGCCGACGAGTCCGTGCGCCCGCGCATCGCCCGCAGCTACTGGCTCGGGCGCCGCCCGGTCGTGGTCGCGGGCCGCGACGTGGCGCGCGACTTCGAGGCGGTGAACGACTCGCCGCTGCTGCACGCCGCGAGCGTGCCGGGCGCGGGCCTCGTCGCGAGCGCGCCGGCGCTCGCGCGCTTCTACGACCTCCTGCTGCCGTCGTCGCTCGCCGCCCGCCCGGGCCTGCTCGACGACGGGACGCTCGCGCGCTGGACCCGGTGCGAGCACACCGGCTTCGACCGCAGCAACCGCGCGCCGCTCGCGGTCGGGCGCGGGCTCCTCTTCGGCACGCTCGGGCCGAGCGTGTACGGGCTGCTCGACGCCCGCGGCGTCTTCGGCCACGCCGGCGCCTTCTGCGCGCTCGGCTTCGCCGACCCCGCGCGGGCGCTCTCGGGCGCGATCGTGACCAACGCCAACCGCGGCCGCCGCGAGCTCGTCGTGGAGTTCGCCGGCCAGGTCGCCGCGCTGCGCCGGGCCGTCGCCCGCGAGCAGCGCCGCTAG
- a CDS encoding lipase secretion chaperone: MGSSAGRGRAAAGAGLLALAAALLFVLARGGGEPSRPAASARDGRAGAPAGAPAPEPGGTPAGESEVERLARGPLPRSLRGTEVGGGLTLGEDGHFVPTPDAIALFDYFLAASGEEPEAVLRQRIVDRIRAALPAAAAAEAEALLDTYLRFRAALRELAEAGDAPADLERRLQWIRELRREHFGAAAEALFGEEEETVRIDLERRRVAADPALDEAGKRARLEALDERLPGSVRAARERARAPSATQQEVEALREAGASEQEVFALREERFGREAAERLAALDVEQQRWQDRLAAYRAERDALVTELEASGAGSAARDDAIEALRQRRFSEAELLRVRALDGAGP; the protein is encoded by the coding sequence TTGGGAAGCAGCGCCGGTCGCGGGCGCGCGGCCGCCGGCGCGGGGCTGCTCGCGCTGGCGGCCGCGCTGCTCTTCGTCCTCGCGCGGGGCGGCGGCGAGCCTTCGCGGCCGGCTGCGAGCGCGCGGGACGGGCGTGCCGGGGCGCCGGCGGGTGCTCCCGCGCCCGAGCCCGGCGGCACGCCCGCGGGCGAGAGCGAGGTGGAGCGGCTCGCGCGCGGGCCGCTGCCGCGCTCGCTGCGCGGCACCGAGGTCGGCGGCGGCCTGACGCTCGGGGAGGACGGCCACTTCGTCCCGACCCCCGACGCCATCGCGCTCTTCGACTACTTCCTCGCCGCGAGCGGCGAGGAGCCCGAGGCGGTGCTCCGCCAGCGGATCGTCGACCGGATCCGCGCGGCCCTGCCCGCCGCGGCGGCAGCCGAGGCGGAGGCGCTGCTCGACACCTACCTGCGCTTTCGCGCGGCGCTGCGGGAGCTCGCCGAGGCGGGCGACGCGCCCGCCGACCTCGAGCGGCGGCTCCAGTGGATCCGCGAGCTGCGCCGCGAGCACTTCGGCGCCGCCGCGGAAGCGCTCTTCGGGGAGGAGGAGGAAACCGTTCGCATCGACCTCGAGCGCCGGCGCGTCGCCGCCGACCCGGCGCTCGACGAGGCCGGGAAGCGCGCGCGCCTCGAGGCGCTCGACGAGCGCCTGCCCGGGAGCGTGCGGGCGGCGCGGGAGCGGGCGCGCGCGCCGAGCGCGACCCAGCAGGAGGTCGAGGCGCTACGCGAGGCGGGTGCCTCCGAGCAGGAGGTCTTCGCGCTCCGCGAGGAGCGCTTCGGCCGCGAGGCCGCCGAGCGGCTCGCGGCGCTCGACGTCGAGCAGCAGCGCTGGCAGGACCGGCTCGCCGCCTACCGGGCCGAACGCGACGCGCTCGTGACCGAGCTCGAGGCCAGCGGCGCGGGCTCGGCCGCGCGCGATGACGCGATCGAGGCGCTCCGGCAGCGGCGCTTCTCGGAGGCGGAGCTCCTGCGCGTCCGCGCGCTCGACGGAGCGGGGCCGTAG
- a CDS encoding HNH endonuclease has translation MRFWWVNQNQTYRHEVAGGYLWSPKRKRGGQLNPFYEFMREVAPGDLVFSFADTRIRAVGVAQSYAFEAPQPVEFGRAGRNWDRIGWRVEVTFQEIATSFRPVEWMELLRPLLPAKYSPLLPDGRGSQSIYLTELRPPLALQLADLLGSEISMLARGEVAREAPLMAPDREQVIWEEYLRQRIERDDSLRETDKEALVIARRGQGLFRERVQAIESRCRVTQVDRPEHLRASHCKPWRDSSNAERLDGENGLLLTPSIDHLFDRGFLSFRDDGRLLLSPVAHRPSLARMGVPVDRELESGPFSSGQCRFLEFHRDQVFLEVARAHREWRDPREPDRS, from the coding sequence ATGCGCTTCTGGTGGGTCAACCAGAACCAGACCTATCGCCACGAGGTCGCGGGGGGCTACCTCTGGTCCCCAAAGCGCAAACGCGGCGGCCAGCTCAACCCGTTCTACGAGTTCATGCGTGAGGTCGCACCCGGCGACCTCGTGTTCTCGTTCGCCGACACGAGGATCCGCGCGGTCGGCGTCGCCCAGTCGTATGCATTCGAGGCTCCCCAGCCCGTCGAGTTCGGTCGCGCGGGCCGGAACTGGGATCGGATCGGCTGGCGGGTCGAGGTCACGTTCCAGGAGATCGCGACTTCGTTCCGGCCCGTCGAGTGGATGGAGCTCCTGCGCCCCTTGCTTCCCGCGAAGTACTCGCCCCTGCTCCCGGACGGCCGCGGGAGCCAGTCCATCTACCTGACCGAGCTCCGGCCCCCGCTGGCGTTACAGCTGGCGGACCTCCTCGGATCGGAGATCAGCATGCTCGCGCGCGGGGAGGTGGCGAGGGAGGCACCTTTGATGGCGCCCGATCGCGAGCAGGTGATTTGGGAAGAGTACCTGCGCCAGCGGATCGAGCGCGATGATTCGCTGAGGGAGACCGACAAGGAGGCCCTGGTGATCGCACGCCGGGGCCAGGGGCTCTTCCGAGAGCGCGTGCAGGCGATCGAGAGCCGTTGCCGCGTGACGCAGGTCGATCGGCCCGAGCATCTCCGGGCCAGTCACTGCAAGCCCTGGCGCGACTCGAGCAACGCCGAACGGCTGGACGGGGAGAACGGCCTTCTCCTCACCCCCTCGATCGACCATCTCTTCGATCGCGGGTTCCTCTCGTTCCGCGACGATGGCCGGCTCCTCCTCTCGCCGGTGGCGCACAGGCCATCGCTCGCTCGCATGGGCGTCCCCGTGGACCGGGAGCTCGAGTCGGGCCCCTTCTCCAGCGGGCAGTGCCGATTCCTCGAGTTCCATCGCGACCAGGTGTTCCTCGAGGTCGCGCGGGCGCATCGTGAGTGGCGGGACCCGCGCGAACCGGATCGCTCCTGA
- a CDS encoding alpha/beta hydrolase, translated as MPWPWLFLGVTLVGALFTFNAYLPRPAGGSWLSIPSFFAGWLTSELVAHHFAWQLGATVFFVWMGALDAWPGWVGLGVTLVSWAALLAMVPVARRSEHLLEGALAEGLGLSYRADTLGIGLRDAAREHLPLLNPFRFHHPDVHVERDLVYAPGFGRRHRLDVYRPREGATGAPVLLQIHGGGWTIGTKEQQALPLMNHLAAKGWVCVAANYRLSPKATFPDHLIDAKLALAWVLEHADEHGGDPRFVAVTGGSAGGHLAALLALTANDPEYQPGFESVDTTVRACVPFYGVYDWCDELGIDPRDTRKRFFEKVVLKKRFADDPDAYRRASPLARVHPDAPPFFVLHGALDSLVPVEQARHFAARLRAVSRQPVCYAELPHAQHAFEIFHSQRTAHVVRAVDRFLAWSWAHWRAEAKRGEDAA; from the coding sequence ATGCCGTGGCCGTGGCTCTTCCTGGGGGTGACGCTCGTCGGGGCGCTCTTCACCTTCAACGCGTACCTGCCGCGGCCGGCGGGGGGGAGCTGGCTCTCGATCCCGAGCTTCTTCGCGGGCTGGCTCACGAGCGAGCTCGTGGCGCACCACTTCGCGTGGCAGCTCGGCGCCACCGTGTTCTTCGTCTGGATGGGCGCGCTCGACGCCTGGCCGGGCTGGGTCGGGCTCGGCGTCACGCTCGTGTCGTGGGCGGCGCTGCTCGCGATGGTGCCGGTGGCGCGCCGCTCGGAGCATCTGCTCGAGGGGGCGCTCGCCGAAGGCCTCGGCCTGAGCTACCGCGCCGACACGCTCGGGATCGGCCTGCGCGACGCCGCGCGCGAGCACCTGCCGCTCCTGAACCCGTTCCGCTTCCACCACCCGGACGTGCACGTGGAGCGCGATCTCGTCTACGCGCCGGGCTTCGGCCGCCGCCACCGGCTCGACGTCTACCGCCCGCGCGAAGGCGCCACCGGCGCGCCCGTGCTGCTCCAGATCCATGGCGGGGGCTGGACCATCGGCACCAAGGAGCAGCAGGCGCTGCCGCTCATGAACCACCTCGCGGCGAAGGGCTGGGTGTGCGTCGCGGCGAACTACCGGCTCTCGCCGAAGGCGACCTTCCCGGATCACCTCATCGACGCGAAGCTCGCGCTGGCCTGGGTCCTCGAGCACGCGGACGAGCACGGCGGCGACCCGCGCTTCGTCGCGGTCACGGGCGGCTCGGCGGGCGGCCATCTCGCGGCGCTGCTCGCGCTCACGGCCAACGACCCCGAGTACCAGCCCGGCTTCGAGTCCGTGGACACGACCGTGCGGGCATGCGTCCCCTTCTACGGCGTCTACGACTGGTGCGACGAGCTCGGCATCGACCCGCGCGACACGCGCAAGCGCTTCTTCGAGAAGGTGGTGCTGAAGAAGCGCTTCGCCGACGACCCGGACGCGTACCGGCGTGCCTCGCCGCTGGCGCGCGTGCACCCGGATGCGCCGCCCTTCTTCGTGCTGCACGGGGCCCTCGACTCGCTCGTCCCGGTCGAGCAGGCGCGCCACTTCGCCGCGCGCCTGCGCGCGGTCTCCCGGCAGCCGGTCTGCTACGCGGAGCTGCCCCACGCGCAGCACGCCTTCGAGATCTTCCACTCGCAGCGCACCGCGCACGTGGTGCGCGCCGTCGATCGCTTCCTCGCCTGGAGCTGGGCGCACTGGCGTGCGGAAGCGAAGCGCGGCGAGGACGCCGCTTGA
- the pgm gene encoding phosphoglucomutase (alpha-D-glucose-1,6-bisphosphate-dependent) yields MTLSPLAGRPAPRDLLVDVARLERAYYERVPELEDPGQRVAFGTSGHRGSSLRGSFNEAHILAVTQAICEYRRAQGIDGPLFLGKDTHALSVPAERTALEVLAANGVEVRLQGGHGLTPTPVISRTILAHNRGRTSGRADGIVVTPSHNPPEDGGFKYNPPHGGPADTDVTKQVEARANELLAARNAGVARVPLERARRAATTREEDFVRPYVEDLRNVVDMDAIRAARLSLGVDPLGGASQPYWEPINAVYGLEVAIANPALDPTFSFMTVDHDGKIRMDPSSPYAMARLLALKDRYRVAFANDPDADRHGIVTAGGLMNPNHYLAVAIRYLLGQRPGWPAGAAVGKTLVSSGMIDRVVAGQGRRLAEVPVGFKWFVAGLFDGSICFGGEESAGASFLRRDGTVWTTDKDGLILDLLAAEITARSGRDPGEHYRELTAEFGTPCYTRIDAPATPAQKARLAKLTPDAVQASALAGEPIEARLTHAPANGAAIGGLKVVAASGWFAARPSGTESIYKIYAESFRDEAHLAAIVREAQQIVADALAG; encoded by the coding sequence ATGACGCTCTCCCCGCTCGCCGGCCGGCCCGCGCCGCGCGACCTGCTGGTCGACGTGGCCCGCCTCGAACGCGCCTACTACGAGCGCGTGCCGGAGCTCGAGGACCCGGGCCAGCGGGTCGCCTTCGGGACGAGCGGGCACCGCGGCTCGTCGCTGCGCGGGTCGTTCAACGAGGCGCACATCCTGGCCGTCACCCAGGCGATCTGCGAGTACCGGCGCGCGCAGGGGATCGACGGCCCGCTCTTCCTCGGCAAGGACACGCACGCGCTCTCGGTTCCGGCCGAGCGCACCGCCCTCGAGGTGCTGGCCGCGAACGGCGTCGAGGTGCGCCTCCAGGGCGGGCACGGGCTCACGCCGACCCCGGTGATCTCGCGCACGATCCTCGCCCACAATCGCGGGCGCACGAGCGGGCGCGCCGACGGCATCGTGGTGACGCCCTCGCACAACCCGCCCGAGGACGGCGGCTTCAAGTACAACCCGCCCCACGGCGGGCCGGCCGACACCGACGTGACGAAGCAGGTGGAGGCGCGGGCGAACGAGCTCCTGGCCGCGAGGAACGCCGGCGTCGCACGCGTGCCCCTCGAGCGCGCGCGGCGCGCGGCGACGACGCGCGAGGAGGACTTCGTCCGCCCCTACGTCGAGGACCTGCGCAACGTGGTCGACATGGACGCGATCCGCGCCGCCCGCCTCTCGCTCGGCGTGGACCCGCTCGGCGGCGCGTCGCAGCCCTACTGGGAGCCGATCAACGCCGTCTACGGGCTCGAGGTCGCGATCGCGAACCCCGCCCTCGACCCCACCTTCTCGTTCATGACCGTCGATCACGACGGGAAGATCCGCATGGACCCGTCGAGCCCCTACGCGATGGCGCGGCTGCTCGCGCTGAAGGACCGCTACCGCGTGGCCTTCGCGAACGACCCGGATGCGGACCGGCACGGGATCGTGACGGCGGGCGGGCTCATGAACCCGAACCACTACCTGGCCGTCGCGATCCGCTACCTGCTCGGCCAGCGGCCGGGCTGGCCGGCGGGCGCCGCGGTGGGCAAGACGCTCGTCTCGAGCGGGATGATCGACCGCGTCGTCGCGGGGCAGGGCCGCCGGCTCGCCGAGGTGCCGGTCGGCTTCAAGTGGTTCGTGGCGGGCCTCTTCGACGGCTCGATCTGCTTCGGCGGCGAGGAGAGCGCGGGCGCGAGCTTCCTGCGCCGCGACGGCACGGTCTGGACCACCGACAAGGACGGCCTGATCCTCGACCTGCTCGCGGCGGAGATCACCGCGCGCAGCGGGCGCGATCCCGGCGAGCACTACCGGGAGCTCACCGCCGAGTTCGGTACGCCCTGCTACACGCGGATCGATGCGCCGGCGACGCCCGCGCAGAAGGCACGGCTCGCGAAGCTCACGCCCGACGCGGTACAGGCGTCGGCGCTCGCCGGCGAGCCGATCGAGGCGCGCCTCACCCACGCGCCCGCCAACGGGGCGGCGATCGGGGGGCTCAAGGTCGTGGCGGCGAGCGGCTGGTTCGCGGCGCGCCCCTCCGGCACCGAGAGCATCTACAAGATCTACGCCGAGAGCTTCCGCGACGAGGCGCACCTCGCGGCGATCGTGCGCGAGGCGCAGCAGATCGTCGCCGACGCGCTCGCCGGCTGA
- a CDS encoding cytochrome-c peroxidase: MPVRSGPAVLLAAGALCIGALPAQAASREEIQKRAQQLFGALPAEAASPANPVTPAKIELGRRLYYEKRLSLDQELSCNSCHGLTTFGVDNEPTSEGHEGQHGARNSPTVFNAAFHFAQFWDGRAKDVEEQAKGPVLNPVEMAMPSPEHVVAVLASIPGYRPLFEAAFPGEADPITFDNFAKAVGAFERRLVTPSRFDDFLAGQQDALSDAELAGLETFMDTGCPTCHAGATLGAQMFQKLGLVHPYPTKDLGRFDVSKQDTDKSFFKVPSLRNVEKAGPWFHDGSVTSLDEAIRLMAWHQLGKELAPAEVASIATFLRSLTGRVDLAFVAEPEPLPSGPTTPKPGAP, from the coding sequence ATGCCCGTCCGTTCCGGCCCCGCCGTCCTGCTGGCCGCCGGCGCCCTCTGCATCGGCGCGCTCCCGGCACAGGCTGCCTCCCGCGAGGAGATCCAGAAGCGCGCCCAGCAGCTCTTCGGCGCCCTGCCGGCCGAGGCCGCGAGCCCGGCGAACCCGGTCACGCCCGCGAAGATCGAGCTCGGGCGGCGGCTCTACTACGAGAAGCGCCTCTCGCTCGACCAAGAGCTCTCGTGCAACTCCTGCCACGGCCTCACGACCTTCGGCGTCGACAACGAGCCGACCTCGGAAGGGCACGAAGGCCAGCACGGCGCGCGCAACTCGCCGACCGTCTTCAACGCGGCCTTCCACTTCGCGCAGTTCTGGGACGGGCGCGCCAAGGACGTCGAGGAGCAGGCGAAGGGTCCCGTCCTCAACCCGGTCGAGATGGCGATGCCGAGCCCGGAGCACGTGGTGGCGGTGCTCGCCTCGATCCCCGGCTACCGCCCCCTCTTCGAGGCCGCCTTCCCCGGGGAGGCCGATCCCATCACCTTCGACAACTTCGCGAAGGCCGTGGGCGCCTTCGAGCGCCGGCTCGTGACGCCCTCGCGCTTCGACGACTTCCTCGCCGGGCAGCAGGACGCCCTGAGCGACGCCGAGCTCGCGGGGCTCGAGACCTTCATGGACACGGGCTGCCCCACCTGCCACGCCGGCGCCACGCTGGGCGCGCAGATGTTCCAGAAGCTCGGCCTCGTCCATCCCTACCCGACGAAGGACCTGGGGCGCTTCGACGTCTCGAAGCAGGACACCGACAAGTCCTTCTTCAAGGTGCCCTCGCTCCGCAACGTCGAGAAGGCCGGCCCCTGGTTCCACGACGGCAGCGTCACGAGCCTCGACGAGGCGATCCGGCTGATGGCCTGGCACCAGCTCGGCAAGGAGCTCGCCCCCGCCGAGGTTGCGTCGATCGCGACCTTCCTGCGCTCGCTCACGGGCCGCGTCGACCTGGCCTTCGTCGCCGAGCCCGAGCCGCTCCCGAGCGGGCCGACGACGCCGAAGCCCGGAGCGCCGTAG